The Macadamia integrifolia cultivar HAES 741 chromosome 4, SCU_Mint_v3, whole genome shotgun sequence genome contains the following window.
ATTATTACAAAAGTCCATTTTTTAAGTTGGAAAATTTCACTGTATTTTCCTTTAATCCCCCTTCCAACTAACTAAAGTCTTTACACATCCGACAaattaattatttcttttatttttttattttaaaataatttagtATAAATATTACAAAGTTGACTTTTGATATTCATATAAacaatatatagatatatatttgTTGCGACCATGGTGTTTAGAATTGCAAAAGTTATgcttgacccttttttttttttttttttaatagtgaaAGGAGACCACTAAGAGCTATACAAGGGATCCACAGAGGAGTCAAAAGAAAAGATCATCCACAAAGGGGCAAGAATGAGGGTCCAATAGGACCACAACCTTTTGGGAAAGCTGAAAATATACAAATAGTTTTGTGACTTAGATGCTATCAAGAGGGCAGGGCTTAATCAGGATTCAGGACTTGATCCTTGTAGCACACTCTTAAAGGAGAAGTGCCAACCACTAGTGCAAGCAATCAACAATAATAAAATAGTGTAATAGTAATGTGTGGTGACCTATTTTCATGGAATCGTACAACAGTAATGTGTTGCCATTGACAACATTGGTATAGAAATATTTGTTTTTTGCCCACCCCTTAAGGTGTTAAATAATTTGCAATTGTACTACTATTTACATTTTTGATATAATAATttttatgataaaaaataaattctattATTTCACATAGGTAATTGAAAACATGtcaatttttatatataaaaaaaaaaaaacttcacatTAACCCATCAAGATCATAAGATTTTCTAATACAGCCGCTACAATACTAATGAGTACTAATTGGATTTAATACATTtcaatttattaataaaaaaaattgctgGTAGTTTCTTCCTAGCTTAAAAAAACAATTACATTCATtagaaaattatataatttttgtaaCATTAGTGGTTTCTTGGTCAAACTTTTTGATATATGCATACACATTAACATGGACCATTCAACTAAATATTTGTGAGAAATATGAAAGATAGAAATTAAAACTTCATTGACAACTACttgcaaggttttaaaactccaAATCAGTTACAAAGTCAGATTCTCCATTGATTTCAAATTAAATCATCCGAAAAATGACCAGGAATTTGTTGGATTTTGCCAACTCTTAACCTTATTTACTAGTTCAAAAGTCATCCATTTAGGTAAAGCTAATCCATCTGAAGAGAAAAATTTATAAGAGTTTGCTTAACCTATCCCCCCAGAACAGCCGAGAACCACTCCGGACCCTACCCTGTTTTGGATTAGGTATAACAACCGTGtaaaaatttctaccaaaaaaaaaaaaaaaaccatttaagaaaattttctacatacaaatattagaaaaattaaagagCCTGTCCAGGTACATGGCTCCTACATCATGTTCTTGTAAAATGACTAGCCCGCTCTCTATGAAAGTTAAAAATATCACTGCTTGCATGGGCGCTCTCATTAATCCCTAAGCTGACGCAAGAGTTGTGCTCCCCAGACATAAAACTCTTCCCTTACTAATGTATATGTTGAGCCGtttatcttattttattattattattattattttattttatttttattttttattattattattttttttggtcaagACAGATTGAGCCTTTTATTAGAGTCATATGAAAAATGTCCTCttggattaggggtgtcaacggtccggtttggtgcggtttcggtccggttccactggtttcggtgtgagtttggaagtgaccgaaaccgacccattaaggatttatcggtttcggtccggtgtcggcttcggtgcggtttgggtttgggttggtaccggtttggatttattaggttgatttcggtttggatcggttttttaaaccggtatggagccattaggaaacaaccaaatgatgaattgttgaacttcggtttcttaaatcgatttgtaaccgggttggttttggtttttggtctagtttggattcgatttttcatacaaatgtatacaaaactattcaaattttgattttttaaatgaattttggagtgtttcggtttcttaccggtttggtttcggtttcggtccgggttttgagccggtttcggtttggtttcgggttcatccggttttcggtgcggttcggtttggttttggggttacaatacttgaaaccgaaccgaaccaataaggcttcggttcggttcggtccgggttgttatcggttcggtccggccggttttaccggttcggtttaggaattgacacccctatcttgGATGATGTGACTTTAAGGTTTCACTTCATAGGTATCCGTAATTGAGGTTTCCATCAAtctcaagcccaagcccagtACCAGGCCCAGGGGTTCTCGCAAAATGATCATGACGGAGACGGTTCCCCTTGATCCCgctttttctttaaattattaCATATTCTTTCGTGCTATGAGAAAGACATGGGTTGTCTTTATATACCAACTGGGCCTTATATTTTGACTCAAAACTGGGCCCTATTAACGTACCTCGGTTTTGAACTATTAAGATCTTGGGCGTCTTCTTGCATACCAAGTGGGCCTTCTTAATATTAACTCACCTCGGTTTTGAAGTTTTGAAGTGAGGTCACTTGGGCTTTTTCTAGGGTCGATGATCTTGGGCTTAATCTAGCTGACCTGGGTTGTAGCCTTACGAAGCCACAAAAATAGTGAATCGAGTGGATCACCACCCACCAGGTTGAGCCAAAACTTTCCTTAAGCAAAATGTTTCATTTCTGTTGCTTGACTACCATGTTTCTCACTTATCAGTATCATGACGTATTGGCCACATCGATATCCTTAGTACGCGATACTGATATAAATTGGGTGGGTTAGCCAAAAGTAGATCATTTCAGTCAAATCGACCTAATATGCCCCGATTCGACCCTCGTATCAGTATTGTTGAGACCAATATAAACACCGATTCGGATACTTGTAACTATGTTGACGACTGTGTTGGAAATTGTATTAGAATGGGCCAAAGCCCAATGACTAGAGCTGCCCACAAAATTAAGGTCCCTCATACCTGTAAGGCTGTAAGCTGTGGATGGTTGAAGGGTGAACCAGGCAAATGAGAATGGCCACATAAATACTCATATACGATACGACCAATCCAGAGAGTTTCTTTCAGTCCAATCATCAGAATGGCTACATAATCTAGCCCACCATTTAGCCATATGAAATTGAAACTGTTAAAAACCagcaaaagaaaaccaaaaataggTGTAGGATCTGGCAGTTTGATTGCTTCCAAAGGGCTCAATTTGGAGTCTTAGCTGTGGCACTGTGAACATAAGTTGTAGTACCATATCACAAGCGTGTCCTTGGCTTGCTTGTTACTATCCTATATCAGTCATATGGGAGATTGACTCCACATTAGTTTCAAATGGGATTTGATATgagttgatatggtcttgggttccTTCACTTTATAAGTCGATTTATGTGATTGAGTCTTTCCACGATTCAAATCAGAACAATCATCATCTGTCTCAATCGTGTGAAGAGGACAACTTGATGATAGAGGAAATCGCTAGAAAAGGGATGGTCTGGTCTTTGTCTTTGTGTTTATTTTGCAGACACTTCACATCAAGGAGCATGGACAATGCTTTATGACAAAGACCTCCACTGCCACTGATTTCCGAGATCGATGCACACCATGAATGTAACAAAACCACTGAGAAGTGAGACCCACCCACCATATAAATGCAAGCTAGTTTTCTAGTACTGCGCTCCTCTCAAATTCTGAAAGATTTCTTCCTACTATGTGAGGAAAAATGTTGCTCCTCCCTTGGAAATTTTTTCCTAATATACAAACTAGTCCCTGTCCATACTCCATACTTCATTCTCCATATTATGATTTTGCGCGTTGTATCAAATTCAACCATACTCCACTGCTTATGTAGACCCTCATCAACTCCTTTGAGTTTTGGTTCTCCGGTCGTAATCCTTAGGTGGAATGTTTCACGCGTTAGTTGAACCCCTAATCCATGTAGACTAAGGACGAACACTCATTGTTTATGGCATAGACTACAAGGTATCTAATCCAGGTCGCTACCAATGCTTTCGCAATCCTATACTCCCAAATCAAAACATACAACAATTCATGCGCGTTGTCATCATCAATGGAGGATCCTGATCATGTGCATAAAAAATCATAAGTCGTTCTAAGCCTTTTGATTATTGACTTTTGTTCATGTAGTTCCAAATAAACCAACTAACAAACGACAGACATAACACACgcaaaatctctctttttctttctatggGCTCTCCATTTTGATGGGTTGGTCAACTCTCTGTAAAGTAATTTCATGTGGAAATGGGAAAGCTTAAAGGTCCGACACTTGGAAAACAAAAGCCCTCACCCACCCTTTATTCCTAACAATGCGAGATTGCGCCGCTTTATCAGGGGACTGACAAGCGAGAGATATCTGCGACAATGAATCAATTAATGAATGtagaatttaaaaaacaaataaaggaaGAGTCTGAATCTCCATGCACCCCACTACTTTACAGagagaaatatatataattcccCTTCCGCATAACCCCCAACCCTCAGATTCCACGTTTGTCCACCTTATAGGTTCTTTTTTATATGAGACAAGTCTAGATCTTTGTAACCAGCGGTGAGATGCGGTGAAAATGACTACAAGTACACTTTCCCAACTCTCACGATCTCCATTATTATCCCAAACTGATCAGTAATACCCATACCCAGTTACATCACACTAACCTCTGCACTTCATGAAATCCCATCCTCACTTCAGAGTCATGCTATATATATTGAAGCCTTTCCCTCTCAgcttcaatctctctctctctctctctctctcaagtccATAGTCTCATCTCCATGATATGGTAGGAAGCATGAAATTGTCTCTTCCTGCAaccttacaaaaatttcttcACCACAACAGGAAAGAGAGGCAGTACTACTGGGACATGAAATTTTTGCTATGCTCACTTGGTTTCtcatccttttttattttcttcattctctACTCTCCAAACCCTTTTAGGTTAAGACCCAAACCCCAACAAGATCTCCGCCATCAAACCACCAACATCTCCATCATACCTAAGGACCAGGGTATATCCAtctctttcttgttttcttaATAATCAGAGAGGTTTTACTTACTTACTTGccttcctttaatttttcttgtgTATTAACTACAGGTAGTGATCACGAGGATCATCATCAGTACTGTGACTTGTTCAAGGGACGATGGATCAAGGACATGGATGGACCACTTTATACGAATTGGAGTTGCAGGACATTACCAGACACCAAGAACTGTGGGAAGCATGGGAGGGAGGATGTTGATTTCATGAAATGGAGATGGAAACCCGACGGTTGTGACCTCCCAAGGTTTGACCCAAAGACCTTCCTTAGAATTGTTCATGGCAAAAAGCTTGCTTTCATTGGTGACTCCATCGCTCGCAACCAAATGGAATCCCTTCTCTGTCTCCTCTCACATGTAAGTTCAATTCCATTTCCCTTGCATTCATTCTCTTTTTCAGTCCTAGAGATGATACTTAAGAGGAGAAACCCCACTACTGTAGTTGGTGACTCGGAACGAGTCAGACCGAGTATTGTTCTTTTAATTAACCTTTacattttataatataaaatatatataacagTATGATGCATTGACACATGGCTGAGATACATGGACCTGtttcttttaattaaatttttaacCATGTTCGACACATGcagtatatatatgtatttatgAGGTGAGCCTGAGTTGAACATTAGACATTTTCCACCATTAAAAAAGgattttggtttgaaaatcaTTGACAAAATCTGATAAACTACATAGAATATTCGTACATTAATTCAACATCAAATCATTGAAAAAACAATTTAAGTATCAGTATCCAAGCAAATGTTACAAATCCAAAGTCTCACAACCtttttctaaaatttgacaagaatcggtctttttttttttgtgactcACTCAAAACAAATGACTCTCCAGTGCTCGGCATGACCAGGCCTGAGTCTTGTAATTTTTTAGATGATGGgtgtatcaattttttttttaaactctaACTCGAGCGATTCACTCGAGATCCAAATCAGGTTCGCGTACAAGCTTGTACAGGACTGACtcacacacatggaatccacgCAACGAAGGATCCACACTCGACTCACCCAaccaaaaaattgattttcccACAATCCAAGTAGAGTAATAATTGCTGGTACTTAATGAGAATATTGAATTATCTTGCAGGAGGAGACTCCAGTAGACATTTACAAGGACTCCAAAGACCGATCACGGACATGGTACTTCCCCTCACACGATTTCACTCTTCTGGTTTTCTGGTCCAAATTCTTGGTGGTCGGAGAAGAGAGAGTAATCAATGGGTCTCTCTCTGGGGTGTTCGACTTGCAGCTTGACAGGATTGACCACAACTGGGCCAGTAAACTTCCAATGGTGGACTATGCCATCCTATCTGATGCTCACTGGTTCTTCCGGAAGAATTATATATACGAAGGTGGCAACCTTATTGGTTGCGTGTTCTGCAACGAAGCAAACCTTACCAAACACGAGTTGGGTTTTCTACTCCGCAGGGTGGTGCGTACAGTACTGCAACACATCAACGATTGTAAGGACTGTAAGGGTTTACTTGCCTTGGTAAGAACTTTCTCGCCATCCCATTTTGAGAATGGAACTTGGAATAATGGGGGAAACTGCAATAGAACAAGCCCTTTCAGTGATGAAGAAGCAAACTTGAAAGGCACTGACTGGGAACTCTGGAACGTCCAAGTAGAAGAAGTTGAGAGAGCAAAGGTAGAAGGggtgaagaaaggaaagaagtttGGAGCTTTGGATGTGACGAGAGCCATGTTGATGAGACCTGATGGACATCCAGGGGCTCACTGGAACAACAAAGGAATGGAGGGTTTCAATGATTGTGTTCATTGGTGCTTGCCTGGACCAATTGATACATGGAATGATCTGTTGATGGCTGTGCTGAGCAGGGAGAATGGTGGGTCTATACTAAATTAATACCTATACAGTACATTTATACATATTGTGACAAATTCTAATTCATTTACCGATGAAATAAAATTGTGGGTCAGAGTCGTCAAGACTGCATGTAACTAGTTAATTTAATCAATAAGCAttactcttctttctctctctaaccaGCCAATGCGTTAGCCTTTTGGGTTAAATACAGCCCCCCCAAGCTTTTAACACTGTTAAAGAAATCATCCTGTGGAAAAGGCAGGCTCCCAAGCTTTAACACAtcacccttttttctttttcttttttggggttaAATACACATTTCCCCAACCAATTTTTCAAATAACTTGGCGAGATTACATGGAGGCACGAGGGAGCGACGAATGTATTAAAAAGTTCATCTCATTCAGGCGGTGTATGGTAGCCAAGAcaagagaatgagaaaaaacaGGAAAACGtataaaaattttctttataCGTGGTATGTCCTGAAtcaaaataagattttttttttttttttttttttttttaatttcaaaagtcaCCCTAGTtgtggtgaagttttctttttttgtcaaaaaatatcttgcaaaatacaagaaaacataagaaaatacaaaaatttttctttccttttctctaatGTGAAGTTCAGAATGTACTGAGAACCTTTTCTCTAATGTAAAGTTCAGCAATGATGATAAAGTATTGAAGGAGAGGATCAGTACAAGGGAAGATGAGTAAATGACCTGAAagggaagatgggtgaaggacCTGAAAGGGCTGCTTCATAGGAATTGGAGTTGCAGGACCATACCAGACACCAGGAACTGTGCGAAGTATGGGAGGGAGGATGTTGATTTCATGAAATGGAGATGGAAACCCCACGGCTGTGGCCTCCCAAGGTTCGACCTAAAGACCTTCCTCACAATTGTTCATGGCAAAAAGCTCTCATTCaaatttttagaaatcaatttttctacccaaaaaaaaaaaattagaaatcaaaTATAAGATTATATGGGCCAACTTGCCTTGGTAAGAACTTTCTCCCCAGATCATTTTGGGAATGGAGTTCCGAATAGTGGAGGAAACTGCAATAGAACAAGACCTTTGACTTATGAAGAAGCAAACTTGGAAGGCACTGAATGGGAACTTAGGAACGTTGCAAGTATTAGACGTcgagagagcaagagaagggaagaagagagggaagaagtttGGGGCTTCGGAGGTGACGAGAGCCAAGTTGATAAGACTTGATGGACACCCAGGGGCTCACGGATCAAAATCCTCCGTTTTCTCAttcctgtttttctttgttttgctacctacagaacacgacacgtggacaactttaagatcaacggtcaaggttgggtgaggattattacatccggtgcgttggtcttaaaattgtccacatgtcgtgttctgcagatagcaaaacaaggaaaaacaaggatgagaaaaacagaggattattttccgggGCTCACTGGAGCAAACAAGGGATGGAGGGTTTCAATGATTGTGTT
Protein-coding sequences here:
- the LOC122077331 gene encoding protein ALTERED XYLOGLUCAN 4-like; protein product: MVGSMKLSLPATLQKFLHHNRKERQYYWDMKFLLCSLGFSSFFIFFILYSPNPFRLRPKPQQDLRHQTTNISIIPKDQGSDHEDHHQYCDLFKGRWIKDMDGPLYTNWSCRTLPDTKNCGKHGREDVDFMKWRWKPDGCDLPRFDPKTFLRIVHGKKLAFIGDSIARNQMESLLCLLSHEETPVDIYKDSKDRSRTWYFPSHDFTLLVFWSKFLVVGEERVINGSLSGVFDLQLDRIDHNWASKLPMVDYAILSDAHWFFRKNYIYEGGNLIGCVFCNEANLTKHELGFLLRRVVRTVLQHINDCKDCKGLLALVRTFSPSHFENGTWNNGGNCNRTSPFSDEEANLKGTDWELWNVQVEEVERAKVEGVKKGKKFGALDVTRAMLMRPDGHPGAHWNNKGMEGFNDCVHWCLPGPIDTWNDLLMAVLSRENGGSILN